CGATGGTGTGCTTGCTTGCAGGATGCGGCCCTTCCAACCACTCCAATTTCTCGGCGCCGATTCGCTGCAGGAGCGAAAGCCGGTAGTTCACCAAGTTGCCGGACAGATGGGTATTGCAGGGAGCGCACTGTTTCCAGACGTTCAAAGGCTCGAAGCGGATTTCCGGGTTCGCGCCTACGGTGCGGTAGTGGCCTGCGTGGTACTGGCCGTCGTGGTGCCGCCCGCAGCTGATGCAGGGCAGATCGGCGTCGCGTAGGCGTACCCATTCATTGAACACGGCCTGGGCTTCTCGGAGGTGGTCCGCCCTACTCTTCAGCCTGTCCTTGCGGACCTTGATCTCCCGGCGCTCAACATCAGCCAGGGCTTTCCGGGCGCTTGCCTGCCCCTTCTCTGACTGGCCATGGGCGATGGCGCACTCTATCTCCCCGCACACGGCCTGGGAGGCGCTTACGGGCGTGAACATCACCCGACAGGCCGGGCAGCGTTTGCGACGTGTGCCGCCGGACGTGAGCGGGGTTTTGCGCTGCAGTGGCGTGCGCTTCATGCAAAGCTCCCAATCTGATCAGCAGCAGCCAGGGCGGCCTCTTCGGTTTCAAAGTGCGCGGACAGCACCAGGCGCCAGCAGGCGTTGAAGACGTCGCGGTAAAGCGGCTCAAACTGGGTATCGTCCATGTTGGCCCAGCTGATGGACTTTGCCTCTTTGCGGACACCGTCTGGAGTGCGCACCAGGTGGAAGTGGCCGGCCTCGATCGTCACCCACTCGCGGAAAGCTTCGCGGGACTTGTCGACTGAGGGAAAGCGTTCGGCGCGGGCCTGCTCAAGCCCGGCGATGTAGGCATCAACCGCATTCGATAGCTGCCCCGGCCTGCCGTTCTGCGCCTCGAAGAACTTGGCCAAGCCGCGGATGCCACGCATCTCCTGGCGCGGGATCAGGCCGCCGACTGGCTCCCAGTATTCCCAGGCCAGATCCAGCATCGCGAAGAACTTGCCGTGGAACCGGGCATTCCTCATCTTGGTGAACTTGCCGTGGATGACCTGGCCAGCCTTCCAGCACTGGATGGTTTCACGGTCTGCCTCAGTGGCCGGAACCAGGCCCTGGGCGGTGCGAATAAGGGCGAGCTCAGCCATGGTTGGCCTCCTTGCGTTGAGCGGCAGCGATGGCCTTTCGAGCCTTGCGCTTGCGCAGATAAGTGTCGACTCGCGCCGCCTTGACCTTCTTGAGGCGCAGGCGCTCATTCCGTGCCTTGGCCGCATCGACAATCTCTCGAACCTCGGCGAGCTTCTTGCGCAGGCTGGGTGATGCTTCAACTGGGGAACCAGTGAGCAGGCCGGCTATGGCCTGGCCGTCAGAGGTGATCGGCGCAATGCGCAGGTCGGCCAGGTACTGAGTGCCGGCCTGCTGGGTTATCAGTTGCATCCGCACCGCTGACTCGACAGCGGCAACCCTGCGACCAGGATCAAAGCCCAGGGAGACAGACCAGGACACCGGGGCTGCTTCAGAACGAGCGGTTTTCACCAGACGCTCGTAGGCACTCAAGAAGGCCATGCGAGCTCCCACCTTGTCGCCCAACCTGAGGATTGGTGCTGCTGCAGTCATGGCCTGCTGTATCTCCGAAGTCATCACCACGGTCTCAATCTCATCAGCGGCGGTCAGCGCGATTGACCAGGCCTCGTCCTTGCCGGGGCGACCATCAGCCGACTGGGCATGCTTCAGGATCGATGCAACCGTGAGGCGGCCGCCCTCGATACGGCAGCTGCGAAGCGCTGCGGTAAGCACAGGCTCGGTGTATTCGCGCAGATCCTCGACCATCAGCAGTGCTGCAGCCTGGGTGAGCTGCTGCCCCATCACCTCAGCAGTGGCAAACAGAGACAGGAGCAATCGTTCTTGCTGTGCGTCATTCAGCATGGGCTGCAGCCTTCTTGGCTCGGAGCGCTTCAAGGGCCTGTTCGGCAGCGCTGAAGTTGGTCTGGGTCTGCTCGATCTGCCGAGCCGTGGTCCCGTTCATCTGGCGATTGGTGGCCCATTGGGTGTGATACGCCTCGGCCTTGGCCAGCAGGTCGCCGATGCTGTGCATGTTCGAAACAACCCGGGCGTCGTTGATGGTCAGGAAATACGCGGCGACGTGGTGTGCGACGTCGATGCCAAGGCGGTCGATGACCTGGCCCAGCTGCCCGGCGACCTTGGCGTTCCACACTGGCCATGCACCGTGGCGTTTGCGATAGGCCATGGCGTAGTTGGCCCAGGCCTTGAAGGTCTTGCAGGACTGGTCCTTGGGGCCCGGCATATCGGCCGGGATTACACAGCGTGGCTGCTGGGCAGCGAATGGAACAACCTGACCCGTCGCGACCTTGGCGGAAGCCAGGGGCGCAACTGGTTCAATGACCGGTTCATTGACTGGTTCAGAGGAGTGACTGGTTCTGGGTGCAGCTCCTGCACTACCCCCTAGTGCAGGAGATTCACTAGGGGGTGAACCTGCTGCATTACCCTGGTGAATCTGCTGCACTACCCCTGGTGCAGGAGGTGCACCACCATCAAGGGTCAGGAAGTAGACGTTCGACGAGTTACCCTTCGGCCCACCCTTCCGAATTTCCTTACGAAGCATTCCTGCCTCGCACAAGGCGTTAATATGGTTCATGACAGAGCGCCTGCTGATCTCGCACTGGTCGGCGATATGCTGATAGGACGGCCAGCACTCCCCCATATCGCTGGCGTTGTCAGCCAGCTTGATCAGCACCAGCTTGCGCAATGGATTGCCGACGCGAATCTTCATCGCGGCGACCATAAGGCCCATGCTCACGCGACACCTCGCAGGGCCTTGTCGTGAGTAAACAGGCCGTCCCAGGTCTTTTTCATAGGCAGCTCGCCAGCCAGATACAGGTCGTACAGGCGCACCGCGCCCTTCTTGAGCAAGACTGGCGTGAAGGAAATGAAGGCTTCTTTGCCGTGGGGAGTGACTTCGTGCTGGTGCTCGGTCATGTACTTGTCGCGGGCGTAGGAAGCCACACGAAGGCGCAGGCCGGACTTGCTCTCGTTGTAGAGCCAGTTACGGCTCTCCAGGTACTTACCCACCTGCATGACGTTGACCCCATTGAGGCCCTTGCAGAACTGGGTGTGGGTCATACCTTCCTTGAACAGGTTCTCCAGGGAGTGGATCCTGGTAGCCTGGGCTTCGACCTGGATAGTCAACTGAAGCCGGGCCTGCTCAGCCTCAAAGGCCAGCTGGATCAGATCCATGCGAGAAAGCTCACGCGGCTGGGCAATGACTGCTTCAAGCTCACGCCAGCGGCGAACGACGGCCAGACGCATCTTGGCGCTGTAGCCGGTCAGTAGCGTGTCGGTCATCTCTCGGTTGAGGTTGAAGCACGGCAGGAAGCGCCCGGTGCTGTCCTTGTACTGGGCTGAAAAATCAGCCGAGTCGATTTCAAGCTCAGCGAGCATCGAGCGGATATCAGCCAGCACGTTCTTGTGCAGCTTCCCGGTCAGTTCGGCGATCTCGACAGACGACATAGTCCGCGCCACGTTTTGCGAATTCTGAAAACGTGGCGCGATGTTGGTAGGGGTATTGCTCGAATTGGGTTGGCTCTGCATAATCAGGTCTCTCTAGTTTTACGAATAAGCCGACCTCGACCGTCGGCTTTTTTTGTGCCTAGGTTTTCGGTGGTCTCTACTTACTAGTGCTCCGGCAAAGCCCCCGATTTGAATGTCGTGTTTTGTAAATGCTGTAAATCGCAATGGGGCCCCTCGCCCCCATCCCCCAAAACCCCGCGCATGCGCGGAAAAATCAGGCAATGGACTTCAACGGCCGGGTCGAAGCGATTAACTGCTCAGCCTTACGCCTCAACTCCCCTGCCCGCGCTTCAACCTGACGGCACTGCTTCGCAAACGCCGGCAGGAGCGGCAGGTCTTCCTCGCTCATCACCTGGTCGTCAAAAACCTCGCTGCCAGTGTCGATAACGTCACCGAGGGCGCGAACCAATGCACCAAAGCTCTTGTTCGCACATTGCTGGCTCTGCATCTGACGAGCACCTATCAAGCCGTGACGGCTGGCGAGCTCGTTGATGCAGTGGTCGCGGAATTCAGGCTCCAAGGCGTTCACCCACGACTCTTCAAGCCAGGAAGGCATGTCTTGATCGCCGGACAACCAGCGCTGAACACGCTTTAGCCAGCGCCCGGTTGCCTTCACGAACTCACTGACATCGTTGTGCTCAGTGAGCGCGGCGAAGTCAGGAACCTCTTTGGCGATCGCTTTCTCCGGACACGACAGATGCAGTTCGCGGCTCAGCGCTTGGGCGAAGTGGTCCTGGCTCATGCTGGTTCGGGCAATCTGATTTGCGGCGTGCGCGACCAGCACTTGGTCACGGGTTTGGGCGCTATGTCTTGGACTGGACGTTTCCATGGGGACTACTCTCTTCTAATCTGGAATTACTGAGGAGACGGACGGGGTAGTCGCTCAAGCGACCATCTCGCCCCAGGGAAACGAAGGGCAAAGCTGCCCCCTCTTAACTTCGCCACCTGTAAGCGCCTCGATTTGAAGCGCCCTTGCTGCCGGAACGGGCCGATCTCCCGAACACCACTGGCTTACAGTCGGGGTTCGAACATCAAGACGGCTGGCCAGCGCTGTTTGGCTGCCCAAAATCCCGGCTGCCTTCCGAACCGCTTCTGCTGGTGTCATGGGTTTTCTCCGGTTTGTCATGCGCCAAATATAAGGCAATAGCTAATCACTAACAAGCCATTGCCTACTCGGCAACGGACTAGGCTTAATTAGGCAATGCTTACAGGAATAGAATTAGGCGCAGCCATCGAGCGAGCTCGGGTCGCCAAAGGCGTTACAAAGAAAAAGCTCGCCGAAGATTTCGGCGTGGCGGGCCCCTCTGTCCAAGGCTGGGTAAAGACGGGGCGAATCGACAAATCTAAGCTCATGGAGCTGATTGAGTATTTCTCAGATGTCGTTTCCCCTGCGCACTGGGGGCTGAGCGAGCGTATGGGGGATATTCTGAGCGTCGCTGAAGCTCCAGCCGCCTATGACTCTTCACCAAAGGCTAGCGTCAAGCTTTCCAACATCGAGACCTGGGATGACGCAACTCCGCTCCCTGAAGACGAGGTCTACGTCCCATTCCTGCGCGAAGTAGAGCTTGCAGCTGGCTCTGGCCGGTTTGTGATCGAGGAAAGCGACACCGCCAAGCTGCGCTTCTTCAAGAGCGATCTGCGCCGCAACAACGTGCAGTTCAGTAATGCCAAGTGCGTGATCGCCCGCGGCAATAGCATGTTCCCAGTGCTGCGCGATGGCGCCACGGTCGGCGTGAACACTGGAAAGAACTCGCTTGGCGATATCGTCGATGGCGACCTCTACGCGATCAACCACAATGGCCAGCTACGCGTGAAGCAGGTTTACCGCCTGCCCACCGGCCTGCGTCTGCGCAGCTTCAACCGCGACGAACACCCAGATGAGGACTACACGTTCCAGGAGATCAAAGAGCAGCAGATCTCAATCCTGGGCCATGTGTTCTGGTGGGGGATGTTCGCTCGGTAACAGCGTGATTTTTCAGGGAGGAGATGATGGAGTCCGGCGAACGGAAATGCCCGCATTGCGCGGAGCAGATCAAGCAAGATGCCGTGAAGTGCAAACATTGCGGGTCGGATGTTACCAATCCGCCAAAGTCAAAAGACCAGAAAGCGAGATCGACGCAAAAAATTGCGCTGTTCTGGCTTGTGATTGTAATTGGCGCCTATACGGTTATCTCCAAGAATATCGGATCGAGCTCGGCCGAGCCCACTGAAGAAGAGTACTCCCGCCAGGCGATTGATCTGTGCTGGAAGAATGTGGACGACAAGCTTGCCGATCTCGATGCCAGAAGAGCAATGAGAGACGCTTGCATGCGAATGACAAAGGCACACGGCCAGAAATACGGCAGTGCTGCTGGCATGCGAACAGAGTGACATCTCCAATGGCCGCCAGGAGCTGCCTATGCCCCTCACCAAACCGAACCAGCAGCTGCGGCGCGACCTGAAAGAGGCTGCAGCCCTGCTCAAATGGTCAGGCGTCGACATCATGCAGGTGGCTACCCGTCTTTCTGAAGCTGGCCTTGAGGATGATGCGCAGAACCTGATGAAGATCGCGGTGAGCTTTCAGGAAGCTGAGGACAAGCTGGCAGGTTATGCGGAAGAAGTGAGGGTGAGGCAGATAAAACGAGACGCGAGCGATCACGGATGACTCAATGGCGCAATCAGAGCTTCTGGAGCAAGGTTGGGGTCATTGCTTGCCTGGCTTTTCTTATCATGATCCCCGGCTACTCCGACGCTGCCGGGCTGGGCGGAGGCTCATCCGGTCGCAAGCGCGTGTTCAGCCCAGGATTCGTTGCGCTTTGCGTTTTCGTGGTCGTGGCTGAGCTGATTGCGCTGAACCATTTTTATGGTGCGCGCGAGTGAGGTGAAAGCGGAATAGTTAAAAGCAAGCCCGTATACCCACCAATCATTGACTGATCCAGCAGTTCCACCAGGTCCGCCATGAGCGGGCTTTTTCATGCCTAATCGAAAATAATTAGGCATTACCTATTTACATAAAATTAGCCTATGCCTAATATTAATCCCAAGCCAACGCAACACCGGCCCAGCAGCGAAAGCCGCACCGCTCTTTAACAACCTGCGCAACACAGAAACACCAACAGACCGCATTGCCTCTACCGGCGACCGGCGATCAGACGGGTCAGATAGCCCGCCAACGACAGGAACAACCTGTGCGGCTGATCGAGAGCGAAACGCTCGAACCGTGCGAACGACCTGGCATGCAATGCGCCCCGCGAATCCCAGCGGCAGAAGGGAGATTCAACTGAACAGAATTAGCGCCCCGAGCTTCGGCATTGAGGGGCGCCGGACCTCATGCACCCTGCCCCACTCAGCCGGGCATTCAGAGCTGTAGCGTGCATGTTGTAAGGACCTGTGAACCGCGGCGAACAGATGCTGTTTGACGCTGCGCGGAGGAAGCTCGAAGCCCCCACCGACGAAGATCGGACAGCCCTGCAATCAGCAGCGGGTAACTGGCCAACATCGCTGACGCAACAACCCCGGTCTGACGCCAGTAGCGGGACCGGGGCACTTTGGAAAGCATCACTAAGCAGTCTTCTCGCGAGGACTGCTTGGGATGACAACCACTTGGAAATAAATTGCATGGCCAAGTCTTTCAAGCAAATGATCAAAGACGGGGATCTGAAGCGGGCTGACGCGATGAAGGCCCGCCTGGAAGATCTACACGAAGAACCCGGCTTCAACCTTCGGGCCGAAGGTGAAGAGCTGGAAGAAAGCATCAACGCACTCGCTGAGTTCATCTTCGCCGGCGGCCAGATCCCCGCGCTTGAAGTGCGACCTCGCGCCGAAGGTGGGATGTGGGTTGTCGATGGCCACCGCCGTCGCCGCGCCTACTTGAAGCTGGATCAGGCAGGTCGCCTTCCAAGAGTGCCGAGCAAGGACGACCCAGAGCGCCTGGAGGCGTGGATCTCGATTGTTCCTTTCGAGGGCAACGACGCCGAACGGGTAGCAAGGGTCATCACCAGCCAGGAAGGAAAGAAGCTCTCTCCTCTTGAGCTGGCAGATGGCTACAAGCGGCTCACCGCATTTGGCTGGACGCCTGATCAGATCGCCAAGAAGGTCGGCAAAACACGTCAGCACGTTGAGCAAGTGATGACACTCGGCAATGCCAACACAGACGTTCAACAGCTTGTTGCATCGGGCCAAGTGTCCGCTACAACTGCGGTGCAGGTGGTGCGGCAGCATGGCGAGGAAGCAGGCAAAGTGCTTGGTGGCGAGCTGCAAAAGGCCAAGGCGACCGGCAAGTCCAAGGTGACCGCAGGATCGATGCGCGGCCCTACAACTTCCCGTCAACGGCTCGAAGCGATACGTGTAGCAGCACAGGAAATCTTCAAAGCAATGCCTGATGGCTACCTGAATAGTTCAGGGCCAGAGGTCAGCCTCCCCACAGCACTGCTCCTCAAGCTCCAGCGGGCGGTTAGCGAAGCAACCTAGCAATTCAATTGCATCCCCGCGCCGGTTCTTCTGAACAACCAGCGCCACGTCAGCGTGACGTCAACTGCCCGATCCCTGGTGCTCACGGGCACCAGGGCGCATGGGAAATCTCCTTGTGAGCCATAAAGTGATCAATCGTCCCTGTCATCACGATCGCGATTGTGGTCACGCCATCGATCACCATCTCGGCGGTCATGCCTGTGGTAATAACCCTGATCGTTGTCATTGCCCTGGTCATATCTCCGATCGTGATCATAGCCCCTGTAACGATCACGACCGTATCCTCCTCCATCGTCCCAGACAGGCACGCAACCTCCCAACAAGAGGGAGCCTGATAGAGCCAAAAGAACGATTGCTGCGCGCTTCATTTTGAATGTCCTGAAAGCCAGTAAGGGCAGGATATTTGACTGCAAATAAGTTCAGAAATTCATTGGCGAAAAGCAAATCTCGCCACCTCCGACACCACCCGCATGCACTCCCCTCCGCGCCCATCGGCAACCAGCGGAGCGGATGAGTGCAGCCGAGTTTTGTTGGGTCAACCAAACACTGGAGGTCGCCATGCATCACTGTACCGATACCCAAGCAGTCTGCCGTGGCTGCGGGCTGAAGCTTCGCGGCTCGCCATCATGGAAAGGCGGCCTCGCTTATCATCCTGAGCCTAAAGGCGAGATCCACCAATGCCACTACGGCGGCTGGGTCTGCTCGCGACGCTGTGATATCCGCGCCTGCGTCGAGCTGGAAGGAACGATGCCAGGCTGCGGTGGCGTGAACGGCTATGAGCGGCTGTCCACCTACGCAAAAGAGAGCATTGATCGCCACTGGCCGGAGGCAGCATGAACACTGCAATGCAGATATGCCAGACCCGGTATGACGCCAGGCTGCCTCCAGAGTCGGTTGATACCGAGGAGGCTGAGCGGATCTGGGTCGACAACGCGGCCTGTGACCTGCTGGACGGGCAAGACGTAATGTTCCAGCGCCGCATGCGCAGTACTCAGGGCGTAACGCATGACCAATTCGCGCAGGCTGTCGATGAATACGTGATGAATCATCTCTGCGAGCCCGGAATGGGCGCCACAGTGATCGGTCGTTTGATCTTGGCTGCGCACCGTAGAGACGTGTCAGAAGCCCGCAGCGCCGCATTTGAGGCGCTGGATAGCCAAGACCCTGACGAAACCCTGCGCGATATTGCACGCACCCTCCTTCGCCCTCTTGCTGCTGATGGCCTGATTGCCCAGGCCGAGGACAATGAGCTGTGAGCCCTCACATTCTCATCGACCAAGCCCTCGAAGGCGTTGCCGATCCCAACAGCCAGCCCGACATCGATGTCCTGGTGCAAGGCCTGATCACCCGCCTGTTCACTGACGGTGCAATCACCACCGACGAATTCACCCACTACTGCAAGCGCCTGATGGAAGCCTGTCACCGGCGCAAGGAGGCAGAATGACCACTTCCCCAGTCAAGTCGCTCATCGAGGAGCAACTGGAAGACATCACCGCTCACAACCTGCGTGATGCCTACAGCCTGGCCGAGCGCCGGGGCTTTTTCGGACCGCCGGTTGAGCAGTATGCGGAGCCAGGTTACCGCGGTCGGGTGCTGCAGGTTCTTCGCTATCGCGTGGCCCAACTGGAGCGGCGGTAATGAGCGGCGCCGGCGCACACAAGCGTGGTCAGCAGCTGGCGATCCGCTGCGCGAAACTCCGACGCGAAGGCCTGTCACTTTCAGAAGTGGCCCAGGCCGCTGGTATCAAGAAGGAGCAGGCCAACGCCAAGATCACCCTGGGCGAGCGCCTGTTATCGCTGGAGGAATCGCCATGATCCCCGTTATCGCAATCGTCTGGTTCGCCTGCGTCTATCTGAGATAGATGCCGCAGCATCCTCTCGCCGAATTTTACAGCGCCTCCTCTGACGGCGCGGAGAACAATCATGTCCAACACCCGGATCTGGGACCAGGTCAACGTTACCGACCCCGGCGCAACAAAAAACTTCACAGGCATGGGCGGCTTCAAAGGCACCGCCATCAAGCCCACATATCTGATGCACAAGGCAACCGAAGTATTCGGCCCTTGTGGCGAGGGGTGGGGCTGGTCAGTGCTTGAAGATCGTTTCGACGAAGGCGGCCCACTCCAAGCCCCCACCAAGGAATGGCCGGACGCGCCGCGCATCAATGCCAAGTTGCACACGCTGAAAATTGAGCTGTGGTATCTGGGCAAGGATGGGCAGAAATGCACGATCCAGCACTACGGCCACACGCCGTTTGTGTACTTCCAGAGCGGAAAGATCATGACCGACTGGGAGGCGGCTAAGAAGTCGCTCACTGACGCTGTAGGCAAGTGCCTGCAACCCCTCGGTTTCTCTGCCGATATTCACATGGGCTTGTTTGACGACGCCGCGTATGTCGATGCGGTTCGAGATGAGGTCGCTCTCGAAAAAGCTGAAAACAGGGTTGAAGAGGAAGAGCGTCAGAAGCAGGAGCGACTCGACTACATCAAATCGGCGATTGACAACCTGAAAGCCGCGCAGACCCCTCACGAACGCAAGAAAATCCACGACATCGCAGTCCGCCAGTTGACTCTGCGCAAGGACGAAAAAGGCGCGGCACGAATCTCACTTGAATGGAAAAAGCTTTCTGATCCGAAGCAGGAGACAGCGGCATGACTCAGCTCTACGCTTTGACCAGTCAGATGACCGAGCTCGCCGCTCTTGCGGATACCGACGATGAAGGATTGCGTCAGGCCATCCAGGACACCATGGACAGCATTCAGGGCGAGTTCGAGGTGAAGGCTGAGAGCGTCGTCATGCTGTGCCGCAACATCCAGGGCGACATCGATGCCATCGACAAGGAAGTCGACCGCCTTAACGAGCTGAAACGCATCAGGAAGAACACCGTCGGCAAGCTCGACGAATACCTGCGCCGCAACATGGAGGCCGCCGACATCAAGTCGATTAAGCGGCCGCTGTTCACCATCACCCTGGCCCTGGCGCCAGAGAAGGTGATCGTCGACAAGGAAAACGACATCCCGTACGACTTCCTCGACACGAAGACCGTGTTCTCGCCAGACAAGCGCGCCATCGCCGCCAAGCTTAAGGAAATCCGCGAGCATAACGCCGCGGTACGCAAGCGCCTGGATGCCGGCGAGGACGCGGAAGCCGAGCTACTCGAGGAACCATCCTGGGCACACCTAGAGCGCGGCGAAAGCTCGATTCGCATCAAGTGAGGTAAGCATGAGCAACTACATCCTGGTCCGCTCCGAGCGCCAGGCCGAACTGGAGGCAGCTAAGGCTGCCTTCTTCATATCTGGCAACAAGGTCCAGGTGCTGGAGTCCTTAACGTGGCGCGGATATTTCGGAATGAAAGCTTGGCCGAGCTGAAGCGGAACCCAGGCGATGAGGTAACTGCCCCGGCCTGGAGAGCGCGTGAGGGAAAGTCAAAAAAATCCATGTTCCTATTTCTTCGGCTCCGGTTTGGACGGAGGCGACTTTGGGGGGGTTGCCGGCAGCATGTTTCGAACAGGTTCGTTGTTAACGCTTTCTTGCGCCACAACGACCTTACCTGAGGCAAACGCTTTCTTTAGCTCTTCTTCAGTCATGTTCTCGTCCAAAAAATGATCAGCTGCTTTATCCGCGAGCCGGTGGCTTTGGCGGAGTAGATGGGGGAGTTTTCGGCAAGATATTCCTTGGCATCACCGGATTAACGTTTAACCCCTCGTTGATACTCTTGCGAATTTGCTCTTCAACAACTTTCTGTTTGTCGCTAGTCATCTTCCTCATCCTTCACTGGCTCAAGAAACTCAGTCCACTGGACATCAACTCCAGACACAAGCATAAAGGACACGCCTTCCGCCGGTACAAATTGGTCGTTTTCGATCCAAGTAGGAAACTGCATCAAGTAGTGGCCTTTCTCAGGATCAGTAGGCCATGATCGCGGGTATCCCGCAAGCCGACGACCGTCAAGTAGCTGCAGCACAATGGATCGATCCTTCAACGTTCTGTGCGCAAAACGCCAGTCAGAGCCATCAGCGGACCTGTGTGTGAGCCCCATCTTTCGAGCAACCCGGTACAAAATATCATTGTTACCCAAATACGCTAAAAGCAATCCAAATGCCACAGCGAGGCACGCACTGCATATCGCAGAGGATTTTTCTGTCCAAACTCCCAGGGAATAAAACTCCCCCACCATGAGTGCAAATGCTTGTATGTAACTAGCCAAGAACTGAATGATCGCAGTTCCGATCAACGCTTGAATGACTCGCTCAAATTGCCCCGGCTTCTGAG
This genomic stretch from Pseudomonas sp. Os17 harbors:
- a CDS encoding LexA family transcriptional regulator, whose amino-acid sequence is MLTGIELGAAIERARVAKGVTKKKLAEDFGVAGPSVQGWVKTGRIDKSKLMELIEYFSDVVSPAHWGLSERMGDILSVAEAPAAYDSSPKASVKLSNIETWDDATPLPEDEVYVPFLREVELAAGSGRFVIEESDTAKLRFFKSDLRRNNVQFSNAKCVIARGNSMFPVLRDGATVGVNTGKNSLGDIVDGDLYAINHNGQLRVKQVYRLPTGLRLRSFNRDEHPDEDYTFQEIKEQQISILGHVFWWGMFAR
- a CDS encoding DUF1367 family protein — encoded protein: MAELALIRTAQGLVPATEADRETIQCWKAGQVIHGKFTKMRNARFHGKFFAMLDLAWEYWEPVGGLIPRQEMRGIRGLAKFFEAQNGRPGQLSNAVDAYIAGLEQARAERFPSVDKSREAFREWVTIEAGHFHLVRTPDGVRKEAKSISWANMDDTQFEPLYRDVFNACWRLVLSAHFETEEAALAAADQIGSFA
- a CDS encoding helix-turn-helix domain-containing protein, with product MSMGLMVAAMKIRVGNPLRKLVLIKLADNASDMGECWPSYQHIADQCEISRRSVMNHINALCEAGMLRKEIRKGGPKGNSSNVYFLTLDGGAPPAPGVVQQIHQGNAAGSPPSESPALGGSAGAAPRTSHSSEPVNEPVIEPVAPLASAKVATGQVVPFAAQQPRCVIPADMPGPKDQSCKTFKAWANYAMAYRKRHGAWPVWNAKVAGQLGQVIDRLGIDVAHHVAAYFLTINDARVVSNMHSIGDLLAKAEAYHTQWATNRQMNGTTARQIEQTQTNFSAAEQALEALRAKKAAAHAE
- a CDS encoding zinc ribbon domain-containing protein, with protein sequence MESGERKCPHCAEQIKQDAVKCKHCGSDVTNPPKSKDQKARSTQKIALFWLVIVIGAYTVISKNIGSSSAEPTEEEYSRQAIDLCWKNVDDKLADLDARRAMRDACMRMTKAHGQKYGSAAGMRTE
- a CDS encoding recombination protein NinG, whose amino-acid sequence is MKRTPLQRKTPLTSGGTRRKRCPACRVMFTPVSASQAVCGEIECAIAHGQSEKGQASARKALADVERREIKVRKDRLKSRADHLREAQAVFNEWVRLRDADLPCISCGRHHDGQYHAGHYRTVGANPEIRFEPLNVWKQCAPCNTHLSGNLVNYRLSLLQRIGAEKLEWLEGPHPASKHTIEEIKAIKVDYREKIKELKKGIAA
- a CDS encoding ParB/RepB/Spo0J family partition protein, with protein sequence MAKSFKQMIKDGDLKRADAMKARLEDLHEEPGFNLRAEGEELEESINALAEFIFAGGQIPALEVRPRAEGGMWVVDGHRRRRAYLKLDQAGRLPRVPSKDDPERLEAWISIVPFEGNDAERVARVITSQEGKKLSPLELADGYKRLTAFGWTPDQIAKKVGKTRQHVEQVMTLGNANTDVQQLVASGQVSATTAVQVVRQHGEEAGKVLGGELQKAKATGKSKVTAGSMRGPTTSRQRLEAIRVAAQEIFKAMPDGYLNSSGPEVSLPTALLLKLQRAVSEAT
- a CDS encoding Rha family transcriptional regulator, whose translation is MQSQPNSSNTPTNIAPRFQNSQNVARTMSSVEIAELTGKLHKNVLADIRSMLAELEIDSADFSAQYKDSTGRFLPCFNLNREMTDTLLTGYSAKMRLAVVRRWRELEAVIAQPRELSRMDLIQLAFEAEQARLQLTIQVEAQATRIHSLENLFKEGMTHTQFCKGLNGVNVMQVGKYLESRNWLYNESKSGLRLRVASYARDKYMTEHQHEVTPHGKEAFISFTPVLLKKGAVRLYDLYLAGELPMKKTWDGLFTHDKALRGVA
- a CDS encoding DUF6338 family protein, which gives rise to MEDFFGKAVPFLQVVLPGFLATFIFYWLSDSQKPGQFERVIQALIGTAIIQFLASYIQAFALMVGEFYSLGVWTEKSSAICSACLAVAFGLLLAYLGNNDILYRVARKMGLTHRSADGSDWRFAHRTLKDRSIVLQLLDGRRLAGYPRSWPTDPEKGHYLMQFPTWIENDQFVPAEGVSFMLVSGVDVQWTEFLEPVKDEEDD
- a CDS encoding transcriptional regulator encodes the protein MTNRRKPMTPAEAVRKAAGILGSQTALASRLDVRTPTVSQWCSGDRPVPAARALQIEALTGGEVKRGQLCPSFPWGEMVA
- a CDS encoding siphovirus Gp157 family protein, translated to MTQLYALTSQMTELAALADTDDEGLRQAIQDTMDSIQGEFEVKAESVVMLCRNIQGDIDAIDKEVDRLNELKRIRKNTVGKLDEYLRRNMEAADIKSIKRPLFTITLALAPEKVIVDKENDIPYDFLDTKTVFSPDKRAIAAKLKEIREHNAAVRKRLDAGEDAEAELLEEPSWAHLERGESSIRIK